The Gemmatimonadota bacterium DH-78 region GTTCGAGGGGCACGCGCGGCCCGTCGTCGCATTCGATCCAGGCGCGCACCGGTGCCAGGGTGCGGAGGGGAAACCGGGGGAGCACCCCCTCCCATGCGACGATCACCGACGGGATTCGGGGCCCTGCGGCGCGCTCGGCCCGCAGGTGCGCGAGCGCCGCGGGGGCGTCGCCCGGGCCCTCCATCGGCATCCCCATCGACCGGCAGATCGCGGAGAGCGTCTCGGGGGGCACCTGCACGGTCCGCCCCAGGCCGTCGACATAGCTGCGGGCCACGCCCAGAAGGTCGGCCAGTCGGTCGAGAGCGGTGCGTGCGTCCATGTGCGCGACCCGCCGGTTGAGGACGGGTGGTCGGGTCAGAGTCCCGGTTTCAGCAGCGCCACCGTGCCGGCGGCCGCAGCCAGGAGGGGCGCGATGAAGAGCACCCACCCCGCAGTCTCGGGTCGTCGCTTCGCGAGGGTGAGCACTCCGCCGAGGAGCACCCAGATCGCCAGCTTGATCCAGATCCAGGTCGGGAGGCCTCCGTGCGAGACGCCCAGTCGCGCCAGCATCCCGAATCCGCCGAGCAGCACGAGAAAGAGGCCGATGCCGTGCGCGGCGGCGAGCTTCTTCGTCCACGCGTCGCGCTGCAGCGGAGATCCACCGGTGGCGAGCACGGCGTAGGCGGCCACCGCGGTGACCGCGGTGAAGATGCCCAGGTAGTGAATGATCTTGTAGGTGACGTACGAGATCACGGAGCGCGATCCTCGGCCTCGCGGGAGGTCGCCGCCACTCCGATCGGCCCGCCCTCGCCCCGCAGGAAGTCGATCACGTCGGTGGCCGAGTACGACAGCCGTCCATCGAGGAACTCGCCGAGGGCCTTCAGGTCGTCGCCGGCGGTGAAGAAGGTGGGCTCGACCGAGCCGTCCTTCTGCACCTGCGGACGCCCCAGATTGGCCATCAGTGCGTTGCACAGGCACTTCCGGCCCACCGTGTCGCTCTCGTCGCCGCCCTTCTTGAGGAAGGTGTCCACCGGCTCCGAGGCGCAGCGATACCCGATTCCGCCGCGCTCCGTGCGGTACGGCGTCCGCAGGTAGCCGAGATCGCAGCAGCGCTCGCGGTCGCCGTACACGGTGGAGCACGACAGGGTGCCCTCCAGCTGCACCGCCTTGAAGGGAAACCCGGTGGGCGAGGCGCGCCCGTCGGTGACCACGTCGAGGCCGCCCTCCATCGACGCGCGCGCCACGGCGAGCTTGTGGTCGGCGGTGAGGCCACTCTCGTTGCAGTAGGCGAACAGGGTGCCGACCTGCACTCCGGCCGCACCCGCGGCACGGGCCTGGGCGAGGCGGTCGGGATGTCCCGCACCGCCCGCCACCCAGAACGGAAGCCCGATCTCGGCGATCTTCGACAGGTCGACCACGTCGCGCTCGCCGTACTGCGGCTCGCCCCGGTCGTTGAAGGTCGGCGCGCCGCGCGGGGGCGCGTTGTGCCCTCCGGCGGTGGGCCCCTCGATCACGAAGCCGTCGATGCGGCCCGTCGCCTTGCGCGCGAGCATGGTCGCCAGCGAGTTCGACGCCACGATCGGCAGGAACTTCGGCCGCTCGATGTCGGGGAGAGGGCCGTCGTGGATCTCCCTCGGATCGAAGGGAATCACCTCGCGCTCGCCGCGCTCGAGACCCGCGGCGTCGAGGGTGAGCTCCGCAGGCTGGTGCAGTGCCAGGGCGTCGAGGGCCCCGGGAATCTCCCGCGGAATGCCCGCGCCCATCAGCACGTAGTCCACCCCGGCGAGCATCGCTCCGTAGAGGGACCCGAGGTTGGGGAGCTGAATCTTCGTGAGCAGGTTGATGCCCACCCGTCCCTCGTGCCCCTCGCGGGCGAGAAACACCTCCACGAAGTTCGCGAGCACCGTGATCTGGTGCCGTGCCCTGCCCACGACCTGTCGGTACATCGGCAGCAGCCGGTAGGGCTGCTCGGGGTCGCGACCTTCGGGTCGGAAGTGCTGCTCCAGCGCCTGCTCCACCACCTCCGGAAAAGGGAAGTGCTCCATCGCGCGCCGCAGATGCCCTCCCGGATCACCGTCCTGCAGGCGTCGCACGAAGAGGGTGTCGAGCCCCGTGCCCGAGACCACGCCGAGTTCACCGTACGAGGCGACCGCCCGGGCGAGTCTCCAGTTCGATACCCCGACCCCCATCCCGCCCTGGATGATGGTGGGAGGATCGTTGAAGGTCGTCATGACGTTCCGTTGGGTCGGGGGGGGCGTGAGGGTCGGCGGGTCGTCCCGCGACGAATGACACGGTTGGAAAGGTATCGCGCGAGGCCGAGGTTCGCACCGGGGCACCCACCTGCCTTGACACGGAACGAGCGGGAGCGGTAGCCTCGTCGGGAGTCGGTCGTCCACCGGCGATCCCCCACACCGATCCCGACCACGAGTTCATGATTCCGCTGACGGCGCTGCTTCTCGGCCTCCTTATTCTTCCCGTCCTCCTCCTCGGAGCGACGGGGGAGGCCGCGCGTGCGCCCGTACCGGATCGAACAGACTGACCGACACGATCCATTTTGGCGTCCGAGGCCCTCTCCCCCGTGGAGAGGGCCTCTTTTCTTGTTACCCTCTGCTCCCGAAAACCATGCACCCCGCAGGCAGATCAGGCGTCGTCCCCGACGCTCCACCCACACGTGTGATCGTGTTCGACACCACCCTCCGCGATGGCGAACAGTCCCCCGGCTCTTCGATGACCGGCCCCGAGAAACTTCGTGTAGCCCGGGCCCTCGATGAGATGGGGGTGAACGTGATCGAGGCGGGCTTTCCGGTGGCCTCCCCGGAAGAATTCGAGGCGGTCGTCGCCGTGGCCGGCTCGGTCGAGAAGGCCACCGTGGCGGCCCTTGCTCGGGCGTCTCGACACGACGTCGAGCGAGCCGCCGAGGCACTGACCGACGCCCGGCGACCCCGGATTCACACCTTTCTTCCCACCTCCGATCTACACCTCGAGCACAAACTCGGCATCGGCCGAGACGAGGCGCTCCGACGCATCGGTGATGCCGTGGAGCACGCCCGCCGCCACGTGGACGATGTGGAGTTCAGCGCCGAAGACGCGACCCGCACCGATCCGACGTTCCTGGTGCAGGCGGTCGCCGTGGCCGTCCAAGCGGGGGCCACCACCGTAAACCTGCCCGACACCGTCGGTTTCGCGCACGCCGACGATGTGGCGCGGATGTTCGATGCGGTGCGATCCGGTGTGCCGGGCATCGAGGGGGTGGTGCTGAGTTTCCACGGACACGACGACCTCGGGCTGGCGACCGCGAACTCGCTCACGGCCCTCGACCACGGAGCCCGGCAGGTCGAGTGCACGCTGAACGGCATCGGAGAGCGCGCCGGCAATGCGGCGCTGGAAGAGGTGGTGATGGCGCTGCGCGTGCTGCCGCGGTATCGGGAGCGCTACGCGACGGGGGTGCGGGCCGAGCGCCTCGGCCCCGCGAGCCGGCTCCTGGCCCGCATCACGGGGATCCGGCCTCAGCCGAACAAGGCGGTGGTGGGCGCCAACGCCTTTGCGCACGAGGCGGGCATTCATCAACACGGGGTGCTGGCCGATCCGCGCACGTACGAGATCATGACGCCCGGGGATGTCGGAGCTCCGGAATCGGTGCTCGTGCTCGGCAAGCACTCGGGACGCCACGCGCTGGTGCGCCGATACGAGGATCTGGGGTTCACGCTGACCCCCGAAGAGGCATCTCGAGCGTATCGGCTCTTCGTCATGCTCGCCGACCGCAAGCGCGACATCCACGACGAGGACCTGCTGGCGATCTACTACGGCGGCACGATGGAGCGGGTACCGCAGGCGTTTCGGCTGGAGTACCTCGATGTGCGCTGCGGGCGCAGTCCGTCGCGTGCCGAGGTGCGGGTCGCCGGCGACGGCGGCGCCGCCGAGGCCGAGGGCCTCGGAGACGGGCCGATCGATGCGACCTTCGCCGCCCTGACCGAACTCGCTCCCTGGGAGGTCCGCCTGGAGGATTTCGCGATCCGGGCCGTAGGCGAGGGCTCCGACGCGGTCGGAGAGGTGCACCTCGAGCTGCGCGTGGAGGGCCGCTCCTTCACCGGCCGCAGCGTGAGCACCGACATCGTCGACGCTGCGGCCCGCGCCTACCTGTACGCCCTGGACAAGGCGAGCCACGCCGAGGCGCTCGAGGCCCGCTCGTTCGAGCGCCATCCGATGTGGGGGGTGTGAGATGAGGCTCGTCGTGCTTCCCGGCGACGGAGTCGGGCCCGAGGTGACCACCGCTGCGGTGCGGGTTCTTCGAGCGGCGTTCGCTTCGAGGGGACTCCCGCTCGACATCGCGACCCGCGCGGTCGGATGGGCCGCGGTCCAGACCGAAGGCGCACCACTCTCCGACGACACCATCGACGCCTGCCGGGCCGCCGACGCCGTGTTGCTGGGTGCGGTGGGCCATCCGGATGCCGAGCATGCGCCCGCCCACCTCCGACCGGAATCCGGCCTGCTCGCTCTCCGACAGGCGCTCGGTTGCTGGGGCAATCTGCGTCCCGCGCGGGTACCCGACGGCCTGATCGGGGCCTCTGCGCTGCGGGCCGATCGGGCGCGGGGTACCGACCTGGTCGTGGTGCGGGAACTGGGGGGTGGCCTGTACTACGGCGAGCCCCGAGGCGACGACCGCGGGCGAGCCTGGAACACCCTCTCGTACACGGAGGATGAGGTGCGGCGGATCGCGCACCTGGCCTTCCGGTTGGCGTCCGAACGGCGGCGTCGCGTGACCTCCGTCGACAAGGCCAACGTGCTGGAGACGTCGAAGCTGTGGCGCCGGGTGGCCGAAGAGGTCGCGCTCCAGTATCCGGAGGTGATCTTCGAATCGATGCTGGTGGACCGCGCCGCCATGGAGCTCGCGCTGCGACCCTCCCGCTTCGACGTGGTGCTCACATCCAACCTCTTCGGCGATATCCTGAGCGATCAGGCTGCCGGTGTGGTGGGGTCGCTCGGTGCCCTGGGGTCGGCGAGCGTCGGAGGCGACACCGACCTCTACGAACCCGTTCATGGATCCGCTCCCGACATCGCCGGCACCGGCCGGGCCAATCCGATGGGTGCGATCGCCTCCGTGACCCTCATGCTCCGCACGACCGGGGGCCTTCCCGAGCTCGCCGACGACATCGACGCTTCGGTCGAGGCCTGCCTGGGCGACGGCCTCCGCACCGACGACCTGGCGACTCCGGCCGATGCCTCGCCCCCCGTGGGCACCCACGCGTTCACCTCGGCCGTCGTGGATCGCCTGGGTGCCCGCGTCTCGCGCCGGGTCGTGGGAGGTGCAGCATGACCGCTCCGCGGACGCTCTTCCAGAAAGTGTGGGACGCGCACGTCGTCGGCGATGGGGATCCGACCCTGCTCTACATCGACCTTCACCTGGTCCACGAGGTGACGTCGCCCCAGGCCTTCGAGGGGCTGCGGGTCGCCGGGCGCTCTGTCCGGCGGCCGGAACGCACGGTCGCCACGGTCGACCACAACGTGCCGACCACCGATCGCGCCCTGCCGATCGTGGACGACACCGCCCGGATCCAGATCGAGGCGCTGCGCCGAAACGCCGAAGCCTGCGGAGTGCGGCTCCACGACGTGGGCACGCCGGAGCAGGGCATCGTGCATGTCATCGGGCCGGAGATGGGCTATACGCAGCCCGGGATGACGGTCGTGTGCGGAGACAGCCACACCTCCACCCACGGTGCCTTCGGTGCGTTGGCGTTCGGCATCGGTACCACGCAGGTGGAGCATGTGCTGGCCACGCAGACCGTTCCGTTCGCGCGACCGAGCACCCTCGAGGTACGCATCGACGGAGCGCTGAAGCCGGGGGTGACCGCCAAGGATCTGGTGCTGGCGATCATTGCCCGGATCGGGGTGGACGGCGGCCGGGGCCATGTGATCGAGTACAGGGGCGAGGGGGTGCGCCGTCTGTCGATGGAGGAGCGGATGACGGTGTGCAACATGTCGATCGAGGCAGGGGCCCGCGCCGGAATGATCGCCCCCGACGACACCACCTTCGACTGGCTCCGGGGCCGGCCCATGGTGCCGAGGGGAGCCGTCTGGCACGACGAGGTGGAGCGGTGGCGGACCCTTCGAACCGACCCCGGCGCGGAGTTCGACCGCACGGTTCGGATCGATGCGAGTGCCGTCGAGCCGATGGTGACCTGGGGTACGACGCCGGCCATGGCCCTGCCCGTCTCCGCTCGGGTTCCGGAACCCCCGCCCGAGGGACCGGCGCGCGACTCCGCGCTCCGAGCCATCGACTACATGGGGCTCGTGCCGGGCACCCCTCTGCAGCACATCGAGATCGACCGGGTGTTCATCGGATCGTGCACGAACGGTCGGCTGGGCGATCTGCGGGCCGCCGCCGCGGTGATCCGGTCGGTGGGCGGACGCGTGCACCCCCGGGTGCGGGCCATGGTGGTGCCCGGATCCACCCGCGTGAAGGCCGAAGCCGAGGCGGAGGGGCTCGACCGGGTGTTCGTCGAGGCGGGCTTCGAGTGGCGCGAATCCGGATGCTCGATGTGCCTGGGAATGAACCCCGACGTTCTGTTGCCGGGGGAGCGGTGTGCCTCGACCTCGAATCGCAACTTCGAGGGGCGGCAGGGGCGCCATGGCCGGACCCACCTCGTGAGCCCGGCCATGGCGGCGGCGGCGGCGCTGTACGGCAGGTTCACTGATGTCCGGGCGTTGCCCGGGGGATCGGGCGTTCGTGCGGGGAGGGCGTGATGGAGTCCCTCCGCAGGGTCGAAGGCGTGGTCGCGGCGCTGGACCGCGACGATGTCGACACCGACCAGATCATTCCCAAGCAGTTCCTGAAACGGATCGAGCGGACCGGATACGGGCGCTTTCTCTTCCACGATTGGCGCACGCGGACCGACGGGTCTCCGAACTCCGACTTCGTGCTGAACCGACCGCCGTGGACGGAGGCCCGGATCCTGGTCACCGGTCGGAACTTCGGGTGCGGGTCGTCGCGCGAACACGCGGCGTGGGCGCTCTACGACTTCGGGATCCGGGTCGTGGTGGCGGCGAGCCTGGCCGACATCTTCCGGTCGAACTGCGTGCAGTCGGGAATCGTTCCCGTCGTGCTCCCCGATGCCGCGGTGGCCGACCTCGTCACCCGAGCGGCGACGGCACCGTCGGAGTCTCCGCTGCGCGCTCGAGTGGACCTCGCCACGATGCGGATGGAGGTGGGTGGAGGGGGCAACCATCCCTTCGCGCTCGACGCCCACGCGCGTCGGTGCCTCATGGAGGGGCTCGACGACATCTCACTCACCCTGGAGCGGGCGTGCGAGATCGACGAGTTCGAGGCGCGGAGGCCCCCACCATCGTGGGTTCGGCGGTAGCACGCCGGCTGCACGGGGCGGACGGTCGGGCGCCGGGGCGGTGTCGGTGGGGGTGGTTGACCCCGCCGGCCGCCTCGGCTACCGTTCCATCCACAATTCAGAATCGTGGTCTTTTGACGCCGCTTGCCGCCACGTTAAACAATGCGCTAAAGAGCGACCGCCCGGCGGCACGGTCCCGTCCGGGCTTTTTTCGTACCCATCGGTCATCGTCGATGAACTCTGTCCATCTCGCCATCGAATGCCTCGCCGCTCCCCTCGGGGCGCGCACGGGCGGTCGGCTCGCCGCCGACCCGCGGTCGATGTGCATGTGCATGGGCATGTGTCGGGCTCTCCGAGTGGAGAGGCCGCGGGTGGCGCGTGTGAAATGATCCACACCGCCTGACGAGCCGGGACGACAGCCCGGCCCCCGCCCGGCCCTCTCCACTCCGGAGGGGGCCGGGCTTTTTTTTCGCCACCGACCCAGGAAGACCCATGTCGAACACCACGCTCGAGCAGACCCCGATCCGAGGCATCGGTACCCGCGCCGTGCACGCTGCGCAGGAGACCGCCGATCCCGCGACCGGTTCGCGCGCCGTGCCCATCTACGCCACCACCTCGTACGTCTTCGACAGCCCCGAGCACGCCGCCGACCTCTTCGGCCTGCGGCAGTTCGGCAACATCTACACCCGCATCATGAACCCCACGACCGATGTCTTCGAGCGGCGCATCGCCGACCTCGAAGGGGGTGTGGCCGCCGTCGCGACGGCGTCGGGACAGTCGGCCGAGACGCTCGCGATCCTCAATCTGGCGCAGGCGGGGGACTCCATCGTGGCCTCGCGGTCGCTGTACGGCGGGACGGTGGCGTTGTTCGCGCACACCCTTCCGCGGCTCGGCATCACCACCCGATTCGTCGACACGACCGATCTCGGAGCGGTCGAGGCGGCGATCGACGAGACCACCCGCGCCGTCTACGTGGAGACGATCGGCAACCCGGGGCTCGAGGTGCCCGACCTGCGCGGGCTCGCCGACCTCGCCCACGCCCACGGTGTGCCGCTGGTGGTGGACAACACCTTCGCCACCCCGATCCTCGCCCGGCCCTTCGAGCACGGGGCCGACATCGTCGTGCACTCGGCCACCAAGTGGATCGGCGGGCACGGTACCGCGATCGGGGGCGTGGTGGTCGACGGCGGCACCTTCGACTGGGGAAGCGAGCCGCGCTTCCGAGATCTCTACGCCACCCCCGAGCCGGCGTACCACGGCCTGACCTTCGCCGAGGCGTTCGGCGATCTCGACGGGGCGAACCTGGCCTACGCACTTCGTCTCCGGGTCGTGCTTCTGCGCGATCTGGGCGCGGCCCTGTCGCCGTTCAACGCCTTCCTCTTTCTGCAGGGACTCGAGACGCTGCATCTGCGGATGCAGCGCCATGCCGACAACGCGCTCCTGCTCGCCCGGTGGCTCGAGGGGCATCCCGCAGTGGCCTGGGTCAGCTACCCCGGGCTGAAGTCGCACCCCACTCACGACCAGGCCGTGCGCACCCTCGACGGTGGTTTCGGCGGCGTGCTCACCTTCGGTGTGCTCGGTGGCGAAGACGCGGCGAAGGCGGTGATCTCGGGCACCGAGCTCTTCTCGCTGCTCGCCAACGTGGGCGACGCGAAGAGCCTGGTGATCCACCCGTGGAGCACCACGCACGAGCAGCTCACCGACGAGGAGCGGCGCGCCGCCGGCGTGACGCCCGACCAGATCCGGCTGTCGGTGGGCATCGAGGACTTCGCGGATCTGCAGGCCGATCTCGATCGGGCGCTGCGGGGAGCGGTAGGGCTGTGAGCCGACGCCTCGTGATCAAGTTCGGGGGCACCTCGCTGGCCACCCCGAAACGACTGAAACGGGCGGCGCGTCGTATCGCGGCCCACCGGGCCGCCGGCACCGAGGTGGTGGTGGTGGTGAGTGCGCGCGGTCGCACCACCGATCGACTGCTCCGCTCCGTCGCGCGTGTGGGCGGAGGCGGGATCGAGCGCGCCGGTCCGAGCCGCGAGGCCGATCGTCTGCTGTCGACGGGAGAAGAGCGATCGGCTGCGCTGCTCGCGGTGGCGCTGTGGAGCCGCGGGGTGCAGGCCCGGTCCCTGCGCGGAGGGGAAGCCGGGGTGCGCAGCCATGGCGGCTTCGGCCGCGGACGCATCGTGGAGGTCGACCCCGCACCCCTGCGATGTTGGCTGGAGCGGGGGACCGTCCCGGTGGTGGCGGGATTCCAGGGGGAGCGCGCGGACGGCGAGACGGTCACCCTCGGCCGGGGCGGGTCGGATACCACTGCCGTGACGATCGCGGCGGCGCTGGGCGCCGACTGTCACATCGTGACCGATGTCGAGGCGGTGTTCGACCGAGATCCCGCACTCGATCCGCTGGCGCGGCCGCTCCGCGACCTCGACCACGACGCCCTCGTCTCCCTCGCCGAAGGGGGTGCGCAGGTGGTGCACGTCGAGGCGGCCCGACGGGCCCGGCACGACCGGGTACCGCTGTGGATCTATCACCACACCGCGGCCGACGAACGAGGCGGCACGCGGGTGGGGGAGGCCGCATGCGCCCGCTGTTGAGAACGATCCGCACGGGGCCGTTCCGCCTCGACGACGGCACCGAACTGCCCGAGGTGGAGCAGGCCTTCACCCTCCACGGCGAGGTGGATGCTCGCGGGAGCAACGTGGTGATCGTCCTCCACGCGTTGACCGGCGATCCACACGTGCAGCGGTGGTGGCCCGACGTGGTCGGGCCGGGACGGGCACTCGACACCGACCGCTGGGCCGTGGTGTGCCCCGGACTGATCGGCTCGCCGTACGGCACCACTCGTCCACCCGCCGGCGCGCAGGTGACGCCGCGCGACATGGCCCGGCTCACGATCCGGCTGACCGCGGCGCTCGGCGCGCCCCGACCCGCGCTCGTGACGGGGGGCTCGCTCGGGGGCATGGTGGCGCTCGAGTGGGCGGCGTCCGATCCGCGTGCGTCCGAAGCGGTGGTGGTCTTCGCCGCCCCCGGGGCGCAGCCGCCGTCCGCGATCGGCGCGGGGCACGTGCAGCGCCGCGCCCTCGAGATCGGCGGTCGGGACGGGCTCGCCCTCGCCCGCATGGCGGCGATGCTCACCTACCGTACCGATCGCGAACTCGACGACCGGTTCGGTCGCCGCCGCCGGATCGACGGGCGCTTCGAGATGCAGTCGTGGCTGGATCATCACGGACGATCCTTCGTGGACCGCTTCGACGCGGAGTCCTACGGCACCCTTCTCGACGCGATGGATGCGCACGATGTGGCGGCGGGACGCGGGTCCGTGGCGGCTGCTCTCGCTTCGTTCGAGGGACTCCTGGTGGGGGTGGGGGTGCCCGGCGACGTGCTCTACTCCGACGAGAGCGTGCGCGACTGGGTGGCGGCGGCGGGTGCGGAGTACGAGGCGATCCACTCGATCCGAGGGCACGACGCCTTCCTGCTCGAGACGGATCAGGTGGCCCGAATCCTCGGCGGAGCGCTCGAACGGGTTTCGGCCGACGGGGCTCGCGCGGCGGTGCGGGCGGAGGGGGTGTCGTGACGCCGCTGCGGGTGGCGCTCGCCGGATGCGGGGCGGTCGGGTCGGCCTTTCTCGACATCGTGGACGAGAGGAACCGGCAGGGGCTCGATCGACCGATCGACGTGGTCCGGGTGCTGGTGCGCGACCCCGCGCGCGACCGGGGCGTGCCGCTGCCCGGCGACCGCTTCACGGACGACGTCGACGCCTTTCTCGACACCCCCGCCGAGGTCGTGGTCGAGGCCGTCGGGGGCATCGAGCCGATGCTCACCGTGGCCCGCCGGAGCCTCGACCGCGGGCGCGACTGGGTGACGGCGAACAAGGCGCTCGTGGCCGAGCACGGCCCCGACCTCGCCCTTCTCGCCCGGCGATCGGGCGCCGGATTCGGTACCGAGGCCACGGTGGCGGCCGGCGTTCCCGTGGTGTCGACCATCCGGCACGCGCTGGCCGACACCGGGATCGGAGCGATTCGGGGCATCCTCAACGGCACCACCAACTACATGATCAGTGCGCTCGAGGGCGGGCAGCCGTGGGAGGCCGCACTGCACGACGCGCGCGCGAAGGGATTCGCCGAGGCCGACCCGAGCCGAGACCTCGAGGGACTCGACGCCGCCGACAAGATCCGGGTGCTCGCCTGGCTCGCGTTCGGCATCGACCCGGCGGCGTTGATCGTCGATCGACGGCCGGTCCCGGTAGCACCCCGGTCGCTCCTCGGCGACGCCGCGCGCCGGGGATGCGCGCTCCGGCAGGTGGCCGAGGTGCGCCGGGTGGCCGGTCGGCTGCAGGCCGTCGTGGCCCCCACCTTCGTGCCGGCGGGATCGGCGCTGCACGGCACCCGCTTCGAGCACAATCTCGTGGAGATCGACACGCGACAGGCGGGGCTCCTGAGGTTTTCGGGACCGGGCGCGGGGGGCCGCGCCACCGCCTCCGCTCTGCTGGCCGACCTCCTCCGACGGCACCCCGCCCCGGAGGACCGCGGCCTGGAGGCACCCCGGTCGACCCGCGGAGCGTGGCGATGGGCGGTCGGCTTCGACGGCGGTCGCGGGGTCGAGCGCTCGCTGGAGCGGGCCGCCCGGACTCGGGA contains the following coding sequences:
- a CDS encoding nitronate monooxygenase, which gives rise to MTTFNDPPTIIQGGMGVGVSNWRLARAVASYGELGVVSGTGLDTLFVRRLQDGDPGGHLRRAMEHFPFPEVVEQALEQHFRPEGRDPEQPYRLLPMYRQVVGRARHQITVLANFVEVFLAREGHEGRVGINLLTKIQLPNLGSLYGAMLAGVDYVLMGAGIPREIPGALDALALHQPAELTLDAAGLERGEREVIPFDPREIHDGPLPDIERPKFLPIVASNSLATMLARKATGRIDGFVIEGPTAGGHNAPPRGAPTFNDRGEPQYGERDVVDLSKIAEIGLPFWVAGGAGHPDRLAQARAAGAAGVQVGTLFAYCNESGLTADHKLAVARASMEGGLDVVTDGRASPTGFPFKAVQLEGTLSCSTVYGDRERCCDLGYLRTPYRTERGGIGYRCASEPVDTFLKKGGDESDTVGRKCLCNALMANLGRPQVQKDGSVEPTFFTAGDDLKALGEFLDGRLSYSATDVIDFLRGEGGPIGVAATSREAEDRAP
- a CDS encoding 2-isopropylmalate synthase translates to MFDTTLRDGEQSPGSSMTGPEKLRVARALDEMGVNVIEAGFPVASPEEFEAVVAVAGSVEKATVAALARASRHDVERAAEALTDARRPRIHTFLPTSDLHLEHKLGIGRDEALRRIGDAVEHARRHVDDVEFSAEDATRTDPTFLVQAVAVAVQAGATTVNLPDTVGFAHADDVARMFDAVRSGVPGIEGVVLSFHGHDDLGLATANSLTALDHGARQVECTLNGIGERAGNAALEEVVMALRVLPRYRERYATGVRAERLGPASRLLARITGIRPQPNKAVVGANAFAHEAGIHQHGVLADPRTYEIMTPGDVGAPESVLVLGKHSGRHALVRRYEDLGFTLTPEEASRAYRLFVMLADRKRDIHDEDLLAIYYGGTMERVPQAFRLEYLDVRCGRSPSRAEVRVAGDGGAAEAEGLGDGPIDATFAALTELAPWEVRLEDFAIRAVGEGSDAVGEVHLELRVEGRSFTGRSVSTDIVDAAARAYLYALDKASHAEALEARSFERHPMWGV
- the leuB gene encoding 3-isopropylmalate dehydrogenase: MRLVVLPGDGVGPEVTTAAVRVLRAAFASRGLPLDIATRAVGWAAVQTEGAPLSDDTIDACRAADAVLLGAVGHPDAEHAPAHLRPESGLLALRQALGCWGNLRPARVPDGLIGASALRADRARGTDLVVVRELGGGLYYGEPRGDDRGRAWNTLSYTEDEVRRIAHLAFRLASERRRRVTSVDKANVLETSKLWRRVAEEVALQYPEVIFESMLVDRAAMELALRPSRFDVVLTSNLFGDILSDQAAGVVGSLGALGSASVGGDTDLYEPVHGSAPDIAGTGRANPMGAIASVTLMLRTTGGLPELADDIDASVEACLGDGLRTDDLATPADASPPVGTHAFTSAVVDRLGARVSRRVVGGAA
- the leuC gene encoding 3-isopropylmalate dehydratase large subunit, with the protein product MTAPRTLFQKVWDAHVVGDGDPTLLYIDLHLVHEVTSPQAFEGLRVAGRSVRRPERTVATVDHNVPTTDRALPIVDDTARIQIEALRRNAEACGVRLHDVGTPEQGIVHVIGPEMGYTQPGMTVVCGDSHTSTHGAFGALAFGIGTTQVEHVLATQTVPFARPSTLEVRIDGALKPGVTAKDLVLAIIARIGVDGGRGHVIEYRGEGVRRLSMEERMTVCNMSIEAGARAGMIAPDDTTFDWLRGRPMVPRGAVWHDEVERWRTLRTDPGAEFDRTVRIDASAVEPMVTWGTTPAMALPVSARVPEPPPEGPARDSALRAIDYMGLVPGTPLQHIEIDRVFIGSCTNGRLGDLRAAAAVIRSVGGRVHPRVRAMVVPGSTRVKAEAEAEGLDRVFVEAGFEWRESGCSMCLGMNPDVLLPGERCASTSNRNFEGRQGRHGRTHLVSPAMAAAAALYGRFTDVRALPGGSGVRAGRA
- the leuD gene encoding 3-isopropylmalate dehydratase small subunit — translated: MESLRRVEGVVAALDRDDVDTDQIIPKQFLKRIERTGYGRFLFHDWRTRTDGSPNSDFVLNRPPWTEARILVTGRNFGCGSSREHAAWALYDFGIRVVVAASLADIFRSNCVQSGIVPVVLPDAAVADLVTRAATAPSESPLRARVDLATMRMEVGGGGNHPFALDAHARRCLMEGLDDISLTLERACEIDEFEARRPPPSWVRR
- a CDS encoding O-acetylhomoserine aminocarboxypropyltransferase/cysteine synthase family protein, producing MSNTTLEQTPIRGIGTRAVHAAQETADPATGSRAVPIYATTSYVFDSPEHAADLFGLRQFGNIYTRIMNPTTDVFERRIADLEGGVAAVATASGQSAETLAILNLAQAGDSIVASRSLYGGTVALFAHTLPRLGITTRFVDTTDLGAVEAAIDETTRAVYVETIGNPGLEVPDLRGLADLAHAHGVPLVVDNTFATPILARPFEHGADIVVHSATKWIGGHGTAIGGVVVDGGTFDWGSEPRFRDLYATPEPAYHGLTFAEAFGDLDGANLAYALRLRVVLLRDLGAALSPFNAFLFLQGLETLHLRMQRHADNALLLARWLEGHPAVAWVSYPGLKSHPTHDQAVRTLDGGFGGVLTFGVLGGEDAAKAVISGTELFSLLANVGDAKSLVIHPWSTTHEQLTDEERRAAGVTPDQIRLSVGIEDFADLQADLDRALRGAVGL
- a CDS encoding alpha/beta fold hydrolase; its protein translation is MRPLLRTIRTGPFRLDDGTELPEVEQAFTLHGEVDARGSNVVIVLHALTGDPHVQRWWPDVVGPGRALDTDRWAVVCPGLIGSPYGTTRPPAGAQVTPRDMARLTIRLTAALGAPRPALVTGGSLGGMVALEWAASDPRASEAVVVFAAPGAQPPSAIGAGHVQRRALEIGGRDGLALARMAAMLTYRTDRELDDRFGRRRRIDGRFEMQSWLDHHGRSFVDRFDAESYGTLLDAMDAHDVAAGRGSVAAALASFEGLLVGVGVPGDVLYSDESVRDWVAAAGAEYEAIHSIRGHDAFLLETDQVARILGGALERVSADGARAAVRAEGVS
- a CDS encoding homoserine dehydrogenase yields the protein MTPLRVALAGCGAVGSAFLDIVDERNRQGLDRPIDVVRVLVRDPARDRGVPLPGDRFTDDVDAFLDTPAEVVVEAVGGIEPMLTVARRSLDRGRDWVTANKALVAEHGPDLALLARRSGAGFGTEATVAAGVPVVSTIRHALADTGIGAIRGILNGTTNYMISALEGGQPWEAALHDARAKGFAEADPSRDLEGLDAADKIRVLAWLAFGIDPAALIVDRRPVPVAPRSLLGDAARRGCALRQVAEVRRVAGRLQAVVAPTFVPAGSALHGTRFEHNLVEIDTRQAGLLRFSGPGAGGRATASALLADLLRRHPAPEDRGLEAPRSTRGAWRWAVGFDGGRGVERSLERAARTREVEIAAIERDGDRVRADLGATPLETVDEMVRDVAAGRGAVARLEEGCALPRTAVRPQSAGSPFTPSETLP